The genomic stretch TTGTATTAGCAGTTGCTGGTGCAACAATAATTAAATCAGGCCAATCCCCTAAATCGATATGCGCAATTTTAGAACTATCCTTTTCATCAAACGTATCTATATATACATCATTTCTTGATAAAGCTTGAAACGTTAAAGGTGTCACAAATTCAACTGCAGAAGGGCTCATCATTACTTTAACGTCATATCCTGCTTGTACTAGTTTACTTGTAAGTGCCGCTGCCTTATAGACTGCAATCCCACCTGTAACACATAGGAGAATCTTTTTCTGTACCACTCACCTTCACCCTTTCAAATCTTATACTTTCTATGTAATGTCAAAAAATAGTTCTTTTTGATGTTCTATGTCTAAGATACCACAAATATGTTTTAAATAAATATTAAAGACTTATATAAAGAAAACCCGCCAACTGGCGAGCCTTATCGTCGAAATTAAAGGCAAGTTGCCTTTATCTTAATTTCTAGAAACAGGAACCTTCGTCGAGAATGATCCTTGCTGCCACTTTATACATTAAAACGTAAAAATAAGACTGTCCCCATCTGACTAGTCACCACGAAACTTTTTAAGGAAGTGTTAAAACACCACGTTGTCCTTTTTAGTCATATGGATATTAGCAAATGTTTTGGGACAGCCTCATCACACGTTAAATATTAGTCTTCTTTAACTTCTTCAAGTTTTCTATAAGATAATAGTCCAGCATTAATTTCTTCTAATGCTTTTCCTACAAATTTGTCAGATACAGGTTTTTCAACACGAGTATCTTTAGTTACTTGCATTTCACGAGCACGCTTTGATGCAACTGTTACTAGTGTGTATTTTGAGTCTAATTTTGTTAATAAACGGTCAATCGAAGGATATAACATAGTTTATTCGGCCTCCATCATTCTTTTATAATAATTTGCAACTCGTTCGCGTTTTAAATGTTCACTTAAAATAATTGCTTTAATACGCTCACAAGCTAATTCAACTTGGTCATTTTCCACTACATAATCGTATGCATCCATCATTTCAATTTCTTCTTTTGCTGCATTCATACGATTCATGATGATTTCTTCAGTTTCAGTACCTCTTGTTACAATTCTATTTTGTAATTCGCTCATACTTGGAGGGGCTAAGAAAATAAAGATTCCTTCTGGAAAAGCTTTTTTAACTTGCAGTGCACCTTGAACTTCAATTTCTAGGAAAATGTCTTTTCCTTCAGTTAATGTTTTTTCAACATAATCGATTGGAGTTCCGTAATAATTACCTACAAATTCTGCCCACTCAAGGAATTTATTATCATTAATTTTTTGTTTAAAATCTTCTTTTGTTGTAAAGAAATAATCTACTCCATTTACTTCGCCTTCACGAGGATTTCTCGTTGTCATTGAAATACTATATTGTAGATCTAAATCCTTATTTTCAAAAATAGCTTTACGCACCGTACCTTTACCTACTCCAGACGGACCAGAAAGTACGATTAATAAACCTCTTTCATGCCTCATTTATGACCCTACCCTTCTAATTCTTAAACAGTTTAAATAATTAAAGGTCAATCTATTTCTTTATCTTGTGTTAGAGTCAATTAACAAAATTAATTAGTCTTCTAATTCACATTGTTACCGGACCTTTGCAACTATAAACAAATCTTTTACATTATTCAATATTTTGAACTTGCTCTCTAATTTTTTCAAGATTATTTTTAATTTCAACTACTTGTTTTGAAATATCCAATGAATTTGCTTTTGAACCAATCGTATTAACTTCGCGATTCATTTCTTGTACGATGAAATCTAGTTTACGTCCCATTGATTCATTTAAATGCAATGTTTCTTTAAATAAGTCTAAATGACTAGTTAGTCGAACTAATTCTTCAGAAATATCGCAGCGATCTGCAAATAGCATGATTTCTGTTAATAATCTTTGCTCATCTACAGTAGTTAATTCAACTTCTGCCAATTTAGATTGAAGTTTTTCTCGATATGATTTCACTACTTGAGGAGAATACTCAGCAATCTGTTTTTTACATTCTTCAATCGCTGATAATCTTTCTATCAAATCTTTTTCTAGTTGCCTACCTTCTTTACACTTAACATCAAAAAATTGTTTACATGCGTTTTCGGTAGTCGTAAATAATAATTCTTCAAAATTATCATTAATTTGTTCTACTTCACTAACTGTAGTTACTTCAGGTAACTTTAATAAATCAATTGGATTATAAGTAGATTCATTTTGTTTTTCACCTGAAAGATTTTCAATCGCTTTTTTATATTGTTGAATTAAGCCTTCATCTATTTGTAATGTACGTTGTAACAAACCTTCAATTGTAACAAAAACCTCTACTCGACCTCGACTAGTATATTCGGCTACAATTTTCTTAATTGCATCTTCATATGCTAATAATTGTCTAGGCATTCGAACGATTGTCTCTAAATATCGATGATTTACTGCCTTCATTTCAATATGTATTTTGTACTGTTCATTTGACAAAATGGCTTTACCATACCCTGTCATACTTACAACCATTGTTCCACTTCCAATACACTAATTTTCTCTCTAATTTAATTACCAATTTTTATTCAATATGTAAAAGAGAAAAGGTAATAGAGCGTACCTCTACTACCTTTAGGAATTATAACATATTTTAAATTGGTTATCCATTTTGTTCTTAAATTATTTTTTCTTTGTAAATAAAGCTCCAGCAAGCATAAAAGTTGGGATCGACGAAAGTCCGCCTATTAGGAACCAATCTCTACCCACAATTGGAATCGTTTTGAAAATAGGTTGTAATGGTGGATAATAGATTACGACTAACATTAATAACATTGAAATAATAACAGCACCAATTAAATATAAATTTCCAAATACGTTTCGATGGAAAATGGAACGCTCACTTCTACAATCAAATACATGAATTAATTGCGCTAAAACTAAAGTTGAAAATGCTACTGTTTGAGCGTATTCTAATTGATTCGGATGCTGATTATAGGAGATTATGAATGCCAATAGTGTGACAAATCCAATTAAAAATCCTCTCGAAATGATTTTCCAACCTAACCCTCTTGCAAAAATCCCTTCTGATAATGAGCGAGGACTTCTTTTCATCACATCGTCTTCAGCAGAATCTACACCTAATGCCATTGCTGGTAAGCCATCCGTTACTAAATTTACCCATAAAATTTGTACTGGTACTAGTGGTAATGGTAAGGCTAACAACATCGCAAACAACATAACCAAAATTTCCCCGACATTCGAAGCTAATAAGTAACGTATGAATTTTCGAATATTACTATAAATATTGCGTCCTTCTGTAATAGCCGATTTGATTGTCGCAAAATTATCATCGAGTAAGACTAAAGACGAAGCTTCTTTCGCTACATCTGTGCCTGTAATCCCCATCGAGATTCCGATATCTGCTGCCTTGATTGCTGGTGCATCATTTACACCATCACCAGTCATAGCTACGATATGTCCATTTGCTTGAAGCGCTTTAACAATTTTTAATTTATGCTCAGGAGAAACTCGGGCAAACACCGAAGCATCTTCAACGAATTCCTGAATTTGCTCGATCGATAGTGCATCTAATTCTTTTCCTTCTACTACTCTACCATTATCTCTTAATATCCCTAGTTTTCTAGCGATACTTGAAGCAGTTAATTTATGATCACCAGTAATCATAATCGTTTTAATCCCTGCTTCTTTACATTCTTGAACAGCTTGTGCAACTTCTGCTCTTGGAGGGTCAATCATCCCTTGCAAACCAATAAAAGTTAAATTATTTTCAAGCTCCCTTTCATCAATAATCGTTGCTTTTAATGGTTTAAAAGCAATCGCAATCGTACGGAGAGCATTATTTGCATAGGATTCAATTGTACTTTCAACAGCGTTTTGTCTAAACGTATTTAATTGCTCTTCTCTTTCATGCCATAAAATTGTCTTACATTTAGAAAGTAACACGTCAGGAGCACCCTTCGTAATTACAAACTGTTCACCTGAACGATTTTTTACAACAACCGTCATCATTTTCCGTGTACTATCAAATGGGACCTCATGTACTCTAGTGAAATTCGAGCTTACATATTCTCGGTCGATCCCTGCTTTATAACCAGCAACAACAAGCGCACCTTCAGTTGGGTCCCCATCTAATACGATTTCTTTTTTCTTTTGAATTAACTCAGCATCACTACAAATTGATCCGAATACAAGTGTTTGAAATAATTGTTTATTTAATGTCGGATTGATAGTTCTTTCTTTACTAGTAAATTCTCCATTAATTGCATATCCGTTTCCAGATACTTCATAACTCGATCCACCCGACCAAATATTTGTAACAGTCATTTTATTTTCTGTCATAGTCCCCGTTTTATCTGAACAAATGACAGAAGCACAACCTAATGTTTCAACAGCTTGAAGCTTTCGAACTATCGCTTTCTTTTTAATCATCCGTTGCACACCGAGTGATAACGCAACTGTTACAATCGCCGGTAAGCCTTCTGGAATTGCAGCAACCGCTAAAGACACACCAGCTAAAAACATATGATATAATTCATTACCTTGATAAACTCCTATAAATACGACTAAAGCTGTTAAAAACAATGCAAGTACAATTAATATTTTCCCTAATTGTTCTAGTCGTCTTTGTAACGGTGTCACGATCGTTTCTGTATTTTGAAGTAAATTCGCAATTTGACCCATTGCTGTTTTCATTCCAGTTGAAACAACAACACCTTTACCATTTCCACGTGTAACAAGCGTTCCCATAAAGCCCATATTATCTTGATCACCAATACCAATATCATCTAACTGAATTGACTCAAATCTTTTCTGAACTGGAACCGACTCACCTGTAAGCGCTGATTCTTCTATGTATAAACTTGATGCTTCGATTATGCGAATATCAGCACCAATCCGATCGCCACTTGAAAACTTAATAATATCCCCTACAACTAAATCTCTTGAAGGTAGCTTGACAAATTGCCCATTTCTCAAGACATTTACTTGTGGAGCAGCCAATTCCTTTAGCGCTTCTAATGATCTCTCTGCCTTAGCTTCCTGAAAATAACCTAAAATTCCATTAATTAACACAATCGCCAAAATTGCGACTGCATCTACAACTTCTTTCAAAAAGATTGATATAATCGTTGCGCCTAATAGTACAAATACCATAAAATCATTAAACTGATTTAAAAATAAAACGAGTTTGGAAGTTTTCTCCGATTCCTTTAATTCATTTGCACCAAAAGTTGCTCGCCTTTGCCTTACCTCCTCATCAGTTAAACCGGAGGAAACATTTGTATTTGTTACTTCTACAACTTCTTCCGCTCTCATCCGATAAAAATTCATACTATAGTTCACCCCTAATTAAACATTAGGTAAGTTGTCCCCCTTACCTCTCATAAAAGCATATTCAGACTCGTCCTAATAAATGATATAATGATGAAAATAAATCTATCTTTTAACCTTGTAAAACTGTGACAATACTAAATAAAATATTGTATGATTAATTTCTTGATAAATTTTATGATTACATAGTTTTGGGTTATGACTCTGTTAATGAATAAAGTCGAAGTGTGAACTGAAATGAATGTTGCTAATATTCTGAGGAGTACTTTTAGGGTGGTAACGATAGGAAAAATGAAATAAGTCTCTTGCTATATCCTAATCTTAAGTAGTTTGCACTTTCAAAAATAGGAATCAACGTTCTTCTTTCATTGATATTTAGTCGCATTATTTAATCAATTAAAATAAAATTAGTGTTTATAAGAGTAGGACGTGATACATATGTCTTTTGACGGACTTTTTACAGGAGCTATGACCAATGAAGTAGCTTCTAAACTAACAACTGGTAGAATTTCAAAAATAGTACAACCAAGTAACTATGAAGTACTTCTAACCGTGAGAGCAAACGGGGCAAATTACAAACTATTATTAAGTGCTCATCCTAGCTACGCAAGATTCCATTTTACAAATCATAACTACGATACACCTTCAGAACCATCAATGTTTACAATGCTTTTAAGAAAGCATTTAAATGGTGGGTTCATTGAAAGTATTACGCAATTAGAGCGCGAGCGAATTGTTAACATAAAAGTTCGTAGTAGAAATGAAATTGGTGATGAACAATACAGAACTTTAATCATTGAATTAATGGGTAGACATAGTAATATCATTTTAATTGATGAAGAAAGACAAATGATTTTGGATAGTATTAAGCATGTACCGATGGCTGTTAACCGTCATCGAATTGTACAACCAGGAGCAACTTATGTTTCTCCACCTCAACAAGAAAAACTAGACCCATTTCAAGTTATATCTGAAGATGAATTTAATAAACTAATCACTCAAAATGATGAGACACCCGCACAAGCAATAGTACAAAATTTCTCTGGAATCTCACCATTACTTGCAAATGAAATTGTCTTTTTAGGAACTACAAATGTCTATGATTCATTTAAAACAATCATAAATGAAATCCAATTGGAAAAGTTTACACCTTCACTTTTCCGCTTAGAATCAAAAGAACTTTTTTATTTCATAGATTTATCTCACTTAAAAGCTGAACAAACTGTTTTCCCATCTTTAAGTGAGCTCTTAGATGTTTATTACTTCGGTAAGGCTGAACGTGACCGAGTGAAACAGCAAAGCGGAGATTTAGAAAAATTGTTACAAAATGAACTAACAAAAAACAATAAAAAAATTAAAAAACTACGTAATAGTCTTGAGGATACTGATAAAGCAGATAAAATTCAATTACAAGGCGAATTACTCACAGCAAATATGTTTGCAATGCAAAAAGGCATGAAAGAAATCGAAGTGGTTAATTACTATGACGAAAACGGTGGCACAATGGTCATACCTTTATCACCATTAAAAACACCTTCTGAAAATGCACAAGCTTATTTCACAAAATACACTAAGCTTAAAAATTCAGTAACACATATCGAAGAACAAATTAAACTAACAACAGAAGAAAATGACTATTTAGAAACAGTTATTCAACAAATCGAATCTGCCTCCCCACGTGATTTGGAAGAAATCCGAGAAGAACTAGCGGAGACAGGTTATATAAGAAAGAAAAAATCGAAAAAAGCACAAAAGTCGAATAAACAGAAAGTTACGTTAGATGAATACATCTCTTCTACTGGTGAACAACTATTAGTAGGGAAAAACAATAAACAAAATGAATATTTAACGAATAAACTTGCAAGTAGAGACGAGCTTTGGTTTCACACGAAAGATATCCCAGGCTCTCATGTAGTCATTCGTGCTAAGGATCCAAGTGAAAATGCCATAAAGGAAGCTGCTATTATCGCTGCATATTTTAGCAAAGCTCGCCAATCAAGCTCTGTACCTGTTGACTACACTGAAATTCGCCACGTAAAAAAACCAAGTGGCTCAAAACCAGGTTTTGTTATATACGAACAAAACAATACAGTGTATGTAACACCTGATGAAGAA from Arthrobacter citreus encodes the following:
- a CDS encoding DNA-directed RNA polymerase subunit omega; this encodes MLYPSIDRLLTKLDSKYTLVTVASKRAREMQVTKDTRVEKPVSDKFVGKALEEINAGLLSYRKLEEVKED
- the gmk gene encoding guanylate kinase → MRHERGLLIVLSGPSGVGKGTVRKAIFENKDLDLQYSISMTTRNPREGEVNGVDYFFTTKEDFKQKINDNKFLEWAEFVGNYYGTPIDYVEKTLTEGKDIFLEIEVQGALQVKKAFPEGIFIFLAPPSMSELQNRIVTRGTETEEIIMNRMNAAKEEIEMMDAYDYVVENDQVELACERIKAIILSEHLKRERVANYYKRMMEAE
- a CDS encoding YicC family protein codes for the protein MVVSMTGYGKAILSNEQYKIHIEMKAVNHRYLETIVRMPRQLLAYEDAIKKIVAEYTSRGRVEVFVTIEGLLQRTLQIDEGLIQQYKKAIENLSGEKQNESTYNPIDLLKLPEVTTVSEVEQINDNFEELLFTTTENACKQFFDVKCKEGRQLEKDLIERLSAIEECKKQIAEYSPQVVKSYREKLQSKLAEVELTTVDEQRLLTEIMLFADRCDISEELVRLTSHLDLFKETLHLNESMGRKLDFIVQEMNREVNTIGSKANSLDISKQVVEIKNNLEKIREQVQNIE
- a CDS encoding calcium-translocating P-type ATPase, SERCA-type — encoded protein: MNFYRMRAEEVVEVTNTNVSSGLTDEEVRQRRATFGANELKESEKTSKLVLFLNQFNDFMVFVLLGATIISIFLKEVVDAVAILAIVLINGILGYFQEAKAERSLEALKELAAPQVNVLRNGQFVKLPSRDLVVGDIIKFSSGDRIGADIRIIEASSLYIEESALTGESVPVQKRFESIQLDDIGIGDQDNMGFMGTLVTRGNGKGVVVSTGMKTAMGQIANLLQNTETIVTPLQRRLEQLGKILIVLALFLTALVVFIGVYQGNELYHMFLAGVSLAVAAIPEGLPAIVTVALSLGVQRMIKKKAIVRKLQAVETLGCASVICSDKTGTMTENKMTVTNIWSGGSSYEVSGNGYAINGEFTSKERTINPTLNKQLFQTLVFGSICSDAELIQKKKEIVLDGDPTEGALVVAGYKAGIDREYVSSNFTRVHEVPFDSTRKMMTVVVKNRSGEQFVITKGAPDVLLSKCKTILWHEREEQLNTFRQNAVESTIESYANNALRTIAIAFKPLKATIIDERELENNLTFIGLQGMIDPPRAEVAQAVQECKEAGIKTIMITGDHKLTASSIARKLGILRDNGRVVEGKELDALSIEQIQEFVEDASVFARVSPEHKLKIVKALQANGHIVAMTGDGVNDAPAIKAADIGISMGITGTDVAKEASSLVLLDDNFATIKSAITEGRNIYSNIRKFIRYLLASNVGEILVMLFAMLLALPLPLVPVQILWVNLVTDGLPAMALGVDSAEDDVMKRSPRSLSEGIFARGLGWKIISRGFLIGFVTLLAFIISYNQHPNQLEYAQTVAFSTLVLAQLIHVFDCRSERSIFHRNVFGNLYLIGAVIISMLLMLVVIYYPPLQPIFKTIPIVGRDWFLIGGLSSIPTFMLAGALFTKKK
- a CDS encoding fibronectin/fibrinogen-binding protein; this encodes MSFDGLFTGAMTNEVASKLTTGRISKIVQPSNYEVLLTVRANGANYKLLLSAHPSYARFHFTNHNYDTPSEPSMFTMLLRKHLNGGFIESITQLERERIVNIKVRSRNEIGDEQYRTLIIELMGRHSNIILIDEERQMILDSIKHVPMAVNRHRIVQPGATYVSPPQQEKLDPFQVISEDEFNKLITQNDETPAQAIVQNFSGISPLLANEIVFLGTTNVYDSFKTIINEIQLEKFTPSLFRLESKELFYFIDLSHLKAEQTVFPSLSELLDVYYFGKAERDRVKQQSGDLEKLLQNELTKNNKKIKKLRNSLEDTDKADKIQLQGELLTANMFAMQKGMKEIEVVNYYDENGGTMVIPLSPLKTPSENAQAYFTKYTKLKNSVTHIEEQIKLTTEENDYLETVIQQIESASPRDLEEIREELAETGYIRKKKSKKAQKSNKQKVTLDEYISSTGEQLLVGKNNKQNEYLTNKLASRDELWFHTKDIPGSHVVIRAKDPSENAIKEAAIIAAYFSKARQSSSVPVDYTEIRHVKKPSGSKPGFVIYEQNNTVYVTPDEELVLKLKK